The sequence below is a genomic window from Candidatus Omnitrophota bacterium.
ACGCCATGAAAATCGGCGAGCGGATGGGATTGGATCAGGAGATGGTGCGGATGCTCCAAAGTGCCGGCACGCTGCACGATGTGGGCAAGATCGGCATCAAGGACGAGATTCTGCTGAAGGCCACCCCGCTGACCCCTGAGGAGCATAAGGCGATGCAGCAGCACTCGCTCATCGGCGAGGCCATCGTCAAGCCGGTGCGGTCACTGGGCAAAGTGGTGGCCTTGGTGCGGCATCATCATGAGCGGTATGACGGCTCCGGGTATCCTGCGGGGCTCAGAGGCGAAGAGATTCCGCTGGGCGCTCGCATCCTCACCGTCGCCGATACCTATGATGCCATGGTCACCGACCGCCCGTACCGCAAGCGCCTTTCGGTCGATCAGGCGGTGGCCGAGCTGAAGAAATTCGCCGGCGTGCACTTTGATCCGAGCGTCGTTGAGGTTTTTATCGACGTGGTCTCCGACCGTCAATCCCGCCACGGCCAATCGATCAGTTCTGAGGACGCTCCGGACATCGATCTGCGCCTCTACGAAGGCTAGGGGTCTGCCCTCGTTTTATGTTAGAATGCTCCTCACGATGAGCCCTCAGCCGCTGCCGGATCACGTGGTCGAACTGCGCAATCGTCTCGAGGCGCTGTCTTCGCAATGGGCCGAACTGCGGAGGTATCTTTGACCTCGAACACCTTGCCCGGCGCATCACCGAGATCGAAACGGCGATGGCCCAGGGCGATTTCTGGTCTGACCAATCCCGCGCCAACCGCACGATCCAAACCCTGAAGAGCCTCAAAAATCAGCGGGCCCCCATCGAGCAATTCGAGCAAGGGCTGCATGATCTGACCGAACTGATCAGCCTCACCGAGCCGCACGATACCACCTCCATCGCGCAACTGCTCCGCGATGTCACCGCGCTTGAAACGTTGTACGGACAGTTGGAAATCCAGCGGATGCTCGGCGGGGAGGCGGATAGCAAAAATGCCATTCTCGCCGTGCATTCGGGTGCCGGCGGCACCGAGTCATGCGACTGGACCCAGATGCTGCTGCGGATGTACCGCCAATGGGCCGATGAGCGCGGGTTTTCCACGGAGATGATCGATCTGCTGCCGGGTGAGGAGGCCGGGGTGAAAAACGCGACGATGATCGTCCGCGGCCCCTACGCCTACGGCTATCTGCAGAGCGAAGAAGGGGTGCACCGGCTCGTGCGCATCTCACCGTTTGATGCGAATAAGCGGCGGCACACGTCGTTTGCCTCCGTCGATGTGATTCCTGAATCCGAGGAAGACGCGCCGGTGGAAATCAAAGAATCAGATTTGCGCATCGATGTCTACCGCTCCAGCGGCAAGGGTGGGCAATCGGTGAACACGACCGACTCGGCGGTGCGGATTACCCACCTGCCGACGGGCATTGTCGTGCAGTGCCAAGACGAACGCTCGCAATTGCAGAACAAAGCCAAGGCCATGCACGTGTTGAAGGCTCGCCTGGCCGATGCCGAGCGCCGCAAGCGGGAAGAAGCGGCCACCAAAGCGTACCTCTCCAAGCAGAAAATCGAGTGGGGCTCGCAGATCCGCTCCTACGTGCTGCATCCGTACAACATGGTCAAGGATCATCGCACCGAGCATGAAACCGGCAACGCGGCAGCGGTCCTCGACGGAAAACTCGACCCCTTCATGGAAGCGTATCTCAAATGGAAAGCCCAACAAAGCAACCCGAACACCTAATGAGCGGTGACCAAGTGGCCAAGTGGCCAAGTGGCCACATCGTCGTGGGGCGAGGCCACCACGCCACTCGGCCACCGGGCCACTAACATGGTCAATTGGTTCCTCCAAAAAATTCTCGGCACGTACCACGACCGGCAGCGCAAGCGCTTATGGCCGGTGGTCGAAGAGGTCAACCGGTTCGAGCCGAAAATCACGCCGCTCTCTGATGAGCAGCTGCGCGCCAAAACCGACGAGTTCCGCGAGCGCATCAAGCAGCGGTTGTCATCGGAAAAATTCATCACCGCCTCTGATCCGGAGTGGTACAACCTCAATCACGATCAACGCGATGAGTTGAGGCGCCAACGCCGCGCGGTGCAGCATCGCGCCCTCCAAGAGGTCCTGCCTGAAGCCTTCGCCGTGGTTCGCGAGGCGGCGCGCCGCACCGTCAACATGCGTCATTTCGACGTGCAGCTCATGGGCGGCATGATTCTCCATGAAGGGAAAATCTCCGAGATGGCAACCGGTGAAGGGAAAACGCTTGTTGCCACACTCCCCGCGTATCTCAATGCGCTCACCGGCCGCGGCGTGCACATCGTCACCGTCAACGACTATCTGGCCCGGCGCGACACGCGGTGGATGGGGCCGATCTACCATGCGCTCGGGCTGACGGTTGGGGTCATTCAAGGTGTGGATCCTGCCGAGCGCCGCCCTGGGGAAGAATCGCTCTCCTTCATCTATGATCCCACCTGGACGCAAACGGCCGAACGGTTTCTGCATTTGCGCCCGGTCAACCGCAAAGAGGCGTACGCGGCCGATATCACCTACGGGCAGAACAACGAGTTTGGCTTTGATTATCTGCGCGATAACATGCGGTTCCGCCTGACGGAAATGGTCCAGGGCGAGCACCACTTCGCGATCGTGGATGAAGTCGATAGCATCCTGGTGGATGAAGCGCGCACGCCGCTGATCATCTCTGGTCCTGCTGAAGAATCCACGGAGTTGTATTTCCGCCTCGATAAGATCGTCCGCCAGCTGAAGAAGGGCGAGCATTATGAGGTGGATGAGAAGGATCATGCGGTGAGTCTGACGGAGATCGGGATTAGCCGCTCCGAGGAGCTCTTGGGGATTGAGAACCTCTACGAAGAAACCAATATGCGCCTGCTGCATCACATCCACAACGCGCTGCGGGCGCACGAACTCTACCGGCGCGACGTGGAGTACATGGTGAAAGACGGCGAGATCATCATCGTCGATGAGTTCACCGGGCGCCTGATGCCGGGCCGCCGCTGGAGCGACGGGCTCCACCAGGCGATTGAAGCGAAAGAGGGTGCGAAGATTCGCCAGGAAAATCAGACGCTGGCGACCGTCACCTTCCAAAACTACTTCCGCATGTACGAAAAGCTCGCCGGTATGACCGGGACCGCGTCGACCGAAGCGCAGGAGTTCAGCCAGATCTACAAGCTGGATGTTGTGGCGATTCCCACCAACCAACCCCTGATCCGAAAAAACTTTCCTGACACCGTCTATAAGACCGAGGAGGAGAAATTCCTCGCCGTGGTGCAGGAGATCGTGCAATTGCATCGCGCGGGACAACCGGTGCTCGTCGGCACGATCTCGATTGAAAAATCTGAGCGGCTCTCACGCATGCTGCGTGAACCGGGGCCGCTGATGAAACGCCTGGCGGCGATCTGCGAGACGGCGCTGAAGGAGCTGCCGAAAGAGTCGGTGCCTGAGGCGCAACGAACACCATGGCAGCAGCTGCTCTCACGGCCGGCGCTGATCAGCGAGGAGCAGGCGATCGAGGCGCATCAGCAGGTCCTCACGGCGGCTTCGAAGTCGGTCCTCGTCTATCGGTTCGAAGACATCAGCCGGCTGATCCAAGCCGTTGCGACTATCCGCGCCGGGCTGCCGCACCATGTGCTCAACGCCAAATATCATGAGCAGGAGGCCGGCATCATCGCGCAGGCCGGGCGCAAAGGGGCGATCACGATTGCGACCAACATGGCCGGCCGCGGCACGGATATTTTGCTCGGCGGCAATCCCCAAGCCCTTGCCGATCAAACCATTCGCGAGCAGGAGCGGCAACGGGAGCAACAGGAGGGGCAGCCACAGCCGCTGGATGAGACGCAGCGGCGTGCCATTATCGAAGGGTTTGCCAAACAGTGCGCGGCAGAGCACGACGAGGTTGTGGCGGTCGGTGGGTTGCATGTGCTCGGCACCGAGCGGCACGAAGCCCGGCGCATCGACAATCAGTTGCGCGGCCGGAGTGGTCGCCAGGGCGATCCCGGCTCCTCGCGGTTTTATCTGTCGCTGGCGGATGATTTGATGCGGATTTTCGGCTCAGAGCGGATCAGCAAGCTGATGGAGATGAAGTGGCTGGGCTGGGAAGAAGGGCTGCCGATTGAGCATGGCATGATCTCCAAGGCCATTGAAACCGCGCAGCGGCGGGTCGAAGGGCAAAACTTCGAAATTCGCAAACAGCTCCTGGAATACGACAACACGATGAACCGCCAGCGCGAGGTGATTTACGAGCAGCGGCGGCGCATTTTGGAAGGTGTCGATCTGCAGGGGCTGGTGAACACGATCATCGAAGAAGTCGGCGAGGGATTGGTGGAGAGTTTTGCATCGAAGAATCTGCGGCCTGATGCGTGGGATCTTGAGGGGTTGCAGAAAGCCGTCACGCATCAATTCGGGATTACCCTTGATGGCGCCCAGCTGCCGCGCGAGCATGATCCGCTCGTCGCGCTTGTCATTGAAGCCTGCCAGCAGGCGTACGAGGCGAAGCGCGCCGCGGTCGGGCCGGAGATGATGCAGCGCCATGAGCAAGCCGTTTTGCTCATCGTGATGGATGCGAAATGGAAAGACCACCTGTACATGATGGATGCGCTCAAAGAGGGTATTCATCTGCGCGCCTACGGCCAGCGCGATCCGCTGGTTGAATATCAGCGCGAAGCGTACCGGATGTTTCAGGACATGATCGAGTCGATCAAGCTGGAGTCGCTGACCATGCTGCTGCGCATGCAACCCGCGGCCGAGCAGCGCGCGGTCAGCGTCTTTGCCACGACCCCGCACCAAGAGCTCCATCCGGATGCGCAATCGGCCTCAGCCACGGCAATTGCCGCGGCGACAGCCGCAAGCACACAGCACACCCCGGCCCGACCGGCGGAGCCGGGGCGGGCAGCAGACAGCATACAGCCATTTTCCCTTGAGCCGGAACCCCAAGCACTACCCAAAGGCACGCCGGTGCAGCATGCCGGTCCGAAAGTTGGCCGCAACGAGCCCTGCTCCTGCGGCAGCGGCCTGAAGTACAAAAAGTGCCACGGCAAGTAATCGAGTGGCTTGAAATTATTATATGCATATGGTATTATGTATGCGTAACATAAAGAGGAGGTTTCACTACGATGCACCGAACGACGATTATGTTGCCGAGCACGCTCAAAAGCCGCGCCCTGCAGCACGCTGAAGGACTGGGGATTTCGCTCGGGGAGTTCATCCGGCGATCCATTGACGCAGCGACGCATCAGCGGACCACGAAACATCAGCCTGATTCCTTATTTGCGGATGAGGCGGTGTTCCGAGGAGCGGCGCCGCGGGATCTGTCCCGCCATCACGACCGCTACCTCTACGGCCCGGCCGAAACATGATCTACTTGGATACCGGAGCGTTTATCGCGCGGTATGTCCAGCGAGACCAATACCATCGCCAAGCCCTGAAAGTCTGGGAGCGCCTGGCGAAGGGCGGACAACGCTGTGCCACCAGCAACTTTGTCCTCAATGAGGCGTTCACATTGCTGGCTCGGCGGGCGGGTTATCACTTTGCCGCGCAGCGCGCCCGTGCGATCCTCTCCTCCCAGATTTTGACGATCTGGCGGCCGGGAGAAGAAGAAGAGCATGCCGCGATTGACGTGTTAGAAAAGTATGCGGACCAACAGGTCAGCTTCACTGATTGCGTTTCGTTCGTCTTGATGCGCGAGCACAGCGTCGAGGAGGTTTTTTCCTTCGACAGCCATTTCGAGCGCGCCGGCTTTCGCTTGTATCAATGAAACTCACCTGGCGATCGTTGGGGTTGATCAGCCTGCTCGGCGGCCTCGGCGGACTGATTCCCCTCTATGCCAGCAATAGGATCCTCAGTTGGGAGTCGATTGTAGTTTCCACCGTAGAAAAAGTACTCCTAGCATGTATGACTGCAGGAGTTGTCTCTTGGGCGGTTCATCGAAAGCCGCTCGTACGATGGGTTGGACTCCCCATCAGTGGATGGTTGATTGGTTGGGTCTCCCTTATTCCATATCAGTTGGTCGTGTTGAGGGTTTTTGAGACGACCGGGTCGTTTTCAATATCCGAGAGGCTGCAACGCATCTGGTCTGCATTAATTTGGCCATGGTGGTTTTCTTTGAGTTGGTTTCAAACACTCAGGAGCGCGTTCAATACAGAAAGCGGCATTGTATTGATAGCTTACTTTTTGTGGGTTATCTGCCAGGGATGGAGTGCAAAACGTCTCCTTGTTCATACCGCTATCGGTATTGTGAGCGGCGGACTGGGTTGGACGATCAGCTTTTGGGATTCAATAAGACCAGGGAGCTTGGAGATTTTCCAAAACATGATTTGGGGCGCACTGGTCGGCTTCGGCGTGTGGAAAGCCGTGGCGACTTCAACCAAACCCAATTGACAAGGTTCATCACTTGTGATACACTCTGATCCGAGGAGGGAAGACGATGCCGACGAAACACCCGCGACTAAATGTGGTGCTGGAAGCGCCGGTCTTACGGTCCGTGAAACAGCTGGCGGCGCGTAATGGGATTTCTGTGTCGCTTGAAGCGCGTGAGCTGATCCGGCAAGCGCTCGAGCTTCACGAAGACGCCTACTGGGCGGAGCAAGCCCAGGCGCGAGCGGCAACGTTCGATCGCCGTAAGGCCGTAACGCATGAGCAAGTGTGGGGGCATCTGAAAAAACGACGGCGGTAATGGCCTACCGGCTCGTCTATCATCCGGCGGTGCTCGAGGAGGATCTCCCGCGCATTAACCGCAACCTTCATGCCCGCATCCGCCAGGCCATCGACCGTCGCCTCACCACGGAACCGACCTACTATGGCGAACCTCTCCGCCACCGCCTCAAAGGATTTTGGAAGATCCGCGCCGGCGATTACCGGATCGTGTATCAGATTGTCGGCCAAGAAGTCTGGGTGCTCAAAATCGGCCATCGCAAAGATGTCTATGAGGTGCTCCCATCGCGCTTGATCTGGAAGCCATAAGATGAAGCTAAGCTGGCGGTCATTGGGAGTGATCGGGCTGCTTGGCGGCCTCGGCGGGGCGATGGGTGGACGGCTCATCTACGTGATGTTGCCTGATGTGCGTCTCCCGATTCAGGTTGCTGGAGTGCACTCGTGGTACGCGTGGCGGGTGATCATCGGATCCGCATTGCACGGCGCGATCCTCGCAGCATTGAGTGTTCGTGTGGCGACGGCGTTCTTCAATCGCGAACCACGGAGTCAATGGGGGGGTGCGCTGGTGGCGATGGGCCTAGCTTCCGTATTACCATGGATCCCTCTGTGGACGGCGTTTTGCCTGAATGAGCCCCATCGAGGCGACATACTGTACTCTTGGTTCCTTCCATTCGACCCACCATCCCAGGGT
It includes:
- the prfB gene encoding peptide chain release factor 2 (programmed frameshift); translated protein: MSPQPLPDHVVELRNRLEALSSQWAELRRIFDLEHLARRITEIETAMAQGDFWSDQSRANRTIQTLKSLKNQRAPIEQFEQGLHDLTELISLTEPHDTTSIAQLLRDVTALETLYGQLEIQRMLGGEADSKNAILAVHSGAGGTESCDWTQMLLRMYRQWADERGFSTEMIDLLPGEEAGVKNATMIVRGPYAYGYLQSEEGVHRLVRISPFDANKRRHTSFASVDVIPESEEDAPVEIKESDLRIDVYRSSGKGGQSVNTTDSAVRITHLPTGIVVQCQDERSQLQNKAKAMHVLKARLADAERRKREEAATKAYLSKQKIEWGSQIRSYVLHPYNMVKDHRTEHETGNAAAVLDGKLDPFMEAYLKWKAQQSNPNT
- a CDS encoding SEC-C domain-containing protein, coding for MVNWFLQKILGTYHDRQRKRLWPVVEEVNRFEPKITPLSDEQLRAKTDEFRERIKQRLSSEKFITASDPEWYNLNHDQRDELRRQRRAVQHRALQEVLPEAFAVVREAARRTVNMRHFDVQLMGGMILHEGKISEMATGEGKTLVATLPAYLNALTGRGVHIVTVNDYLARRDTRWMGPIYHALGLTVGVIQGVDPAERRPGEESLSFIYDPTWTQTAERFLHLRPVNRKEAYAADITYGQNNEFGFDYLRDNMRFRLTEMVQGEHHFAIVDEVDSILVDEARTPLIISGPAEESTELYFRLDKIVRQLKKGEHYEVDEKDHAVSLTEIGISRSEELLGIENLYEETNMRLLHHIHNALRAHELYRRDVEYMVKDGEIIIVDEFTGRLMPGRRWSDGLHQAIEAKEGAKIRQENQTLATVTFQNYFRMYEKLAGMTGTASTEAQEFSQIYKLDVVAIPTNQPLIRKNFPDTVYKTEEEKFLAVVQEIVQLHRAGQPVLVGTISIEKSERLSRMLREPGPLMKRLAAICETALKELPKESVPEAQRTPWQQLLSRPALISEEQAIEAHQQVLTAASKSVLVYRFEDISRLIQAVATIRAGLPHHVLNAKYHEQEAGIIAQAGRKGAITIATNMAGRGTDILLGGNPQALADQTIREQERQREQQEGQPQPLDETQRRAIIEGFAKQCAAEHDEVVAVGGLHVLGTERHEARRIDNQLRGRSGRQGDPGSSRFYLSLADDLMRIFGSERISKLMEMKWLGWEEGLPIEHGMISKAIETAQRRVEGQNFEIRKQLLEYDNTMNRQREVIYEQRRRILEGVDLQGLVNTIIEEVGEGLVESFASKNLRPDAWDLEGLQKAVTHQFGITLDGAQLPREHDPLVALVIEACQQAYEAKRAAVGPEMMQRHEQAVLLIVMDAKWKDHLYMMDALKEGIHLRAYGQRDPLVEYQREAYRMFQDMIESIKLESLTMLLRMQPAAEQRAVSVFATTPHQELHPDAQSASATAIAAATAASTQHTPARPAEPGRAADSIQPFSLEPEPQALPKGTPVQHAGPKVGRNEPCSCGSGLKYKKCHGK
- a CDS encoding PIN domain-containing protein is translated as MIYLDTGAFIARYVQRDQYHRQALKVWERLAKGGQRCATSNFVLNEAFTLLARRAGYHFAAQRARAILSSQILTIWRPGEEEEHAAIDVLEKYADQQVSFTDCVSFVLMREHSVEEVFSFDSHFERAGFRLYQ
- a CDS encoding antitoxin, RHH family protein, encoding MPTKHPRLNVVLEAPVLRSVKQLAARNGISVSLEARELIRQALELHEDAYWAEQAQARAATFDRRKAVTHEQVWGHLKKRRR
- a CDS encoding type II toxin-antitoxin system RelE/ParE family toxin — its product is MAYRLVYHPAVLEEDLPRINRNLHARIRQAIDRRLTTEPTYYGEPLRHRLKGFWKIRAGDYRIVYQIVGQEVWVLKIGHRKDVYEVLPSRLIWKP